GCCGCCTCGTCACCGGCCGCGAGGTCGGCGCCGTGGGCCGTCAGCGCGATCACCGTGGCCCGCTGCCCGACCGGACTGCCCTGCCCATCGCCTTCTTCCCCGTTCCCGTTCCCGCCGAGGTTCTGCCAGTCGTCGAGCGAGGTCCACACCACCGGGGTGTGGCTGTACGAGGCGTCGCCCGAGACCGCGCCGACGGTCACCTCCGAGCCGCCCAGCCGCAGGGTGTCCCCGGGACCGGCACCGAGGCCGTCGGCGGCCTGCCGGGAGAGCACCACGCGGCCCGCCGCCACCGTCCCGGGCGCCAGCCCGCCGTCCGGGCGGACACCGAACGCCGAGACCGCGGCCGTGCGGCGCCCGTCGGCGGTGGCGGCGTCCAGCGTCCGGATGCCGAGGGGCTCGGCGGCTGTGACACCGGGCGCGGCCCAGGTGCGCCAGGCGCTCTCCTCGACGGCCGATTCCGTGAACGACACCGACCGGCCGTCCGGCGGGGCGGCGAACGCGAGGCGTTCGGCGTCAAGCCCCGTGACGGCCGAGGTGTTCTCCCTGGCCAAGCCGGCCGTCAGGCCGGACAACAGGCCCACGAGCAGCGTGATCAGCACCACGACCGTGCCCATGAGCGCGAAACGGCCCTTTGCGAACCGGAGATCTCTCCATGCGACGAACATGACTCCAGGCTCGGCCCCCGGGCCCGGGCGGACATCGCCCTCGGGACGGGCGAGACATCAATCCTTCGGTTGACCTGCGGCGCGCCCGGCGCCTCTACGCTGGACGGACCATGGATTCGCGTTCGCACACCACTGTCACCACCGCACTGCGGCTCTGTCTGCACGCCCTGCTGGTCGGGCTGCTGGCGCTGACCGCGGTCCGCTCCACGAGCGGCACCGCGGTCGTCGTCCTGGCCGGGGTGATGGCCGCGCTGTACGGTGCGGGCGCCCTGGCCCCGTACGTGCAGCCGCACACCCGGGCCGCCGCCGTCTGGCTCGCCGCGCTGGGCGCGGTGTGGCTGGCCCTGCTCGTCCTGTCGCCGGACGCCCTGTGGGTGGCCTTCCCGCTGTACTTCCTGCAACTGCACCTGCTCCCGGTGCGACGGGGAGTGCCTGCAGTGGTGGTCACCGCCGCCGCCGCCATCGCCTGCTTCGTCCTCCACAACCAGGCGGTCAACCCGGGCACCTTCATCGGTCCGCCGCTCGGGGCGGCGGTCGCCGTCGCGACCGTACTCGGCTACGACGCGCTGTACCGCGAGAGCGAGCGGCGTCGTGAGCTCATCGAGGAGCTGGTCTCCACCCGGGCGGAGCTGGCCGAGGCGGAACGCGCGGCGGGCACCCTGGCCGAGCGGGAGCGGCTGGCCCGCGAGATCCACGACACCCTCGCGCAGGGCCTGTCCAGCATCCAGCTGCTGCTGCGGGCCGCCGAGCGCACCCTCCCGGCGGACGCGCCGGCCACCGCACACGTGCGCCGGGCCCGTGGGACCGCCCAGGACAACCTGGCCGAGGCCCGCCGCTTCGTGAGGGCGCTGAGCCCGCCGGACCTGGAGCACGGCTCGCTGGCGGCGGCGCTGTCCCGGCTGGCCTCCCGCACCTCGACGCAGGAACTCACCGTGCGGTTCGCGGTCAGCGGTACGCCGGTGGCGCTGCCCACCCCGTACGAGGTGGCGTTGCTCCGTACCGCACAGTCCGCGCTGGCCAACGCGGTACGGCACTCGGGCGCGCGGCGGGCGGAGATCACCCTCAGCTTCATGGGGACGTCGGTGTCCCTGGACGTCGTGGACGACGGGCGCGGCTTCGACCCGGAGTCCTCGGGCGGGAGCCGGCGGAGCTCGGGGAGCGGGGGCTTCGGCCTGCCCGCCATGCGCTCGCGGGCACGTTCCCTGGGCGGCACGCTGAGCGTGGAGACGGCGCCGGGGCAGGGCACCGCACTGGCGGCCACCCTCCCGCTCCCAGCCGCTGCGGACAGGCGCGCCGCCTGGGAAGAACCTTCCGTAGCGGGAGAGACCGGCGGGAAGTTCTTCGGGGGAAAGGAGGCCGCCGCATGACCGGCCCGATCAGGCTGCTGCTGGCCGACGACCACCCGGTGGTCCGGGCGGGCCTGCGGGCCGTCCTCGACGCCGAACCGGACTTCGAGATCGTCGCCGAGGCGGCCACCGCCGAGCGGGCCGTCGCCCTCGCCGCCACCGGCGCCTTCGACGTCGTCCTGATGGACCTGCAGTTCGGCGACGGGATGCACGGATCGGAGGCCACCGCGGCAATCACTGCGGCGACGGACGCACCCCGCGTCCTGATCCTCACCACGTACGAGTCGGACGCGGACATCCTGGCCGCCGTCGAGGCGGGGGCCGGCGGCTACCTGCTCAAGGACGCCCCTCCGAACGAGCTGGCAGCGGCCGTACGCACGGCCGCAGCCGGCCGCTCCGCGCTCGCCCCGGCGGTCGCCCACCGCCTGATGGACCGGATGCGCACGCCCGCCCAGGCCCTGACCGGACGCGAGCTGGAGGTCCTCCAACTGGTCGGCGAGGGCCTGTCGAACCAGCAGATCAGCAAGCGGCTGTTCCTGAGCCAGGCGACGGTGAAATCCCATCTGGTGCACATCTACGCCAAGCTGGGCGTCGACTCACGCACCTCGGCGGTCGCCGCCGCCACCGCGCGCAGGCTGATCCGCCGCTGAACTCACGGGTGGCGCGGAGGCTCCCCGAAGAGGTCCACGGCGCTCCGCACGTCCCGCAGGCCGGACGACAGTGCACTGACCGAGCCGATCGCCCCCGCGACAAGCAGCAGCGAACGGCGCAGCCGGGGGCTCTCGGGCCGCCCGCCGGCCGCCATGGCGTCCAGGGCCGCCAGCTCGTCCTCGGCGATCCCCCGGTCCGGGAACTCCGCGGGATGTCCGGCGAGTTCGCGGCGCAGCCGTGAGACGGCCGCACGCAGCTCCGTCACCCTCGGGTCCTCGCCGCTTCCGGTCAACCGCTCCTGCCCCACACTTCGCAACAAAGCACTCCCCCTACGCACGCCGTCGTGCCGGTGTCGACCTGGCCCCGGGCAGTGGTCAAGTGCTCGGGAACGTCCGCGAATCAGCGCCGTCAGAGGTGGCGTGCGCCACTGTGCGGACAAGGAACGAGGGTACCCCTGAGGGGTGACGATCAAT
The DNA window shown above is from Streptomyces sp. Alt3 and carries:
- a CDS encoding response regulator, which codes for MTGPIRLLLADDHPVVRAGLRAVLDAEPDFEIVAEAATAERAVALAATGAFDVVLMDLQFGDGMHGSEATAAITAATDAPRVLILTTYESDADILAAVEAGAGGYLLKDAPPNELAAAVRTAAAGRSALAPAVAHRLMDRMRTPAQALTGRELEVLQLVGEGLSNQQISKRLFLSQATVKSHLVHIYAKLGVDSRTSAVAAATARRLIRR
- a CDS encoding DUF5955 family protein translates to MLRSVGQERLTGSGEDPRVTELRAAVSRLRRELAGHPAEFPDRGIAEDELAALDAMAAGGRPESPRLRRSLLLVAGAIGSVSALSSGLRDVRSAVDLFGEPPRHP
- a CDS encoding ABC transporter permease; translation: MFVAWRDLRFAKGRFALMGTVVVLITLLVGLLSGLTAGLARENTSAVTGLDAERLAFAAPPDGRSVSFTESAVEESAWRTWAAPGVTAAEPLGIRTLDAATADGRRTAAVSAFGVRPDGGLAPGTVAAGRVVLSRQAADGLGAGPGDTLRLGGSEVTVGAVSGDASYSHTPVVWTSLDDWQNLGGNGNGEEGDGQGSPVGQRATVIALTAHGADLAAGDEAAGTRTLTLDESLTAIGSYQAENGSLQLMRGFLLAISALVVGAFFTVWTIQRSADVAVLKALGASTPYLLRDALGQAVVMLAAGTGIGTALAAGIGALVGGGDGAVPFVLDASTVLVPAAVMIVLGALGAALSIRRITAVDPLIALGSAR
- a CDS encoding sensor histidine kinase, whose amino-acid sequence is MDSRSHTTVTTALRLCLHALLVGLLALTAVRSTSGTAVVVLAGVMAALYGAGALAPYVQPHTRAAAVWLAALGAVWLALLVLSPDALWVAFPLYFLQLHLLPVRRGVPAVVVTAAAAIACFVLHNQAVNPGTFIGPPLGAAVAVATVLGYDALYRESERRRELIEELVSTRAELAEAERAAGTLAERERLAREIHDTLAQGLSSIQLLLRAAERTLPADAPATAHVRRARGTAQDNLAEARRFVRALSPPDLEHGSLAAALSRLASRTSTQELTVRFAVSGTPVALPTPYEVALLRTAQSALANAVRHSGARRAEITLSFMGTSVSLDVVDDGRGFDPESSGGSRRSSGSGGFGLPAMRSRARSLGGTLSVETAPGQGTALAATLPLPAAADRRAAWEEPSVAGETGGKFFGGKEAAA